A single Cannabis sativa cultivar Pink pepper isolate KNU-18-1 chromosome 7, ASM2916894v1, whole genome shotgun sequence DNA region contains:
- the LOC115697349 gene encoding mitochondrial uncoupling protein 1, which produces MVADHGPKSNISFAGTFASSAFAACTAEIVSIPLDTAKVRLQLQKKAVDGMALPKYKGLLGTVGTIAREEGLLALWKGIIPGLHRQCIYGGLRVGLYDPVKTLYVGQDFVGDVPLTKKILAALTTGALAITVANPTDLVKVRLQSEGKLPPGVPRRYSGALNAYSTIVRQEGFGALWTGIGPNIARNAIINAAELASYDQVKESILKLPGFTDNVVTHLFAGLGAGFFAVCIGSPVDVVKSRMMGDPSYKSTLDCFIKTLKTDGPLAFYKGFLPNFGRLGTWNVIMFLTLEQAKKLFKKD; this is translated from the exons ATGGTGGCTGATCACGGTCCCAAATCCAACATTTCTTTCGCTGGAACCTTTGCCAGTAGCGCTTTCGCAGCTTGTACGGCCGAG ATTGTTAGTATTCCCTTGGACACTGCTAAAGTTAGGCTTCAGCTCCAAAAGAAAGCCGTTGATGGAATGGCCTTACCAAAGTACAAGGGTCTGCTGGGAACAGTTGGCACCATTGCCAGGGAAGAAGGTCTATTAGCACTATGGAAAGGAATTATACCTGGGTTGCATCGTCAATGTATATATGGGGGCTTAAGAGTTGGATTATATGATCCT GTTAAGACCTTATATGTAGGACAAGACTTTGTTGGAGATGTTCCTTTAACTAAGAAAATTCTTGCTGCATTGACAACTG GTGCTCTGGCAATTACAGTTGCAAATCCAACTGATCTTGTAAAAGTTAGACTTCAATCTGAAGGAAAGCTTCCCCCTGGGGTGCCAAGACGCTATTCTGGAGCATTGAATGCTTATTCCACCATAGTTAGACAG GAGGGCTTTGGGGCTCTATGGACTGGAATTGGACCCAATATAGCAAGAAATGCTATTATAAATGCTGCTGAGCTAGCTAGCTATGATCAAGTGAAGGAG TCGATTTTGAAATTACCAGGGTTTACAGACAATGTTGTTACACATCTTTTCGCTGGTCTGGGGGCAGGTTTCTTTGCTGTCTGTATTGGCTCACCAGTTGATGTG GTTAAGTCGAGAATGATGGGTGATCCTTCTTACAAAAGCACACTTGACTGTTTCATCAAAACTTTAAAGACTGAT GGTCCTCTTGCTTTTTACAAGGGTTTCTTGCCAAATTTTGGGCGGCTAGGAACCTGGAATGTGATTATGTTCCTCACGCTAGAACAG
- the LOC115697518 gene encoding neutral ceramidase 2: MPYFYREMKMKNFASRVVWFITVILAFSLPISEGGSSPSSYMIGLGSYDITGPAADVNMMGYANLEQIASGVHFRLRARTFIVAEPKGNRVVFVNLDACMASQIVTIKVLERLKARYGDLYTEQNVAISGIHTHAGPGGYLQYVVYIVTSLGFVRQSFDVIVDGIEKSIVQAHENLRSGSIFVNKGELLDAGVSRSPSSYLNNPAAERSRYKYDVDKEMTLIKFVDSYWGPVGSFNWFATHGTSMSRTNSLISGDNKGAAARFMEDWFEQRTSKNLNFNESGIDSVPRRVSSLFQDSNIDSNELMKLADSFQSSQGQPVTRLLSSSKRVRSALRKPDRPQFVSAFCQSNCGDVSPNVLGAFCNDTGLPCDFDHSTCNGKNELCYGRGPGYPDEFESTRIIGERQFRKAVELFDKATEKLKGKIRYRHAYIDFSKLKLSIPQAGGSIKMVETCPAALGFAFAAGTTDGPGAFDFKQGDDQGNAFWRLVRNVLRTPTQEQIKCQHPKPVLLDTGEMKQPYDWAPSIVPVQILQIGQLVVLSVPAEFTTMAGRRLREAVKTVLISEGKGEFDRNIHVVIAGLTNTYSQYVTTFEEYQVQRYEGASTLFGPHTLEAYIEEFKKLASALIGGQTTEPGPQPPNLLEKQISLLPPVIVDMTPAGVNFGDVKTDVPPKSTFKKGDMVSVTFWSACPRNDVMTEGTFALVEYLQDHMTWIPAYDDDDFSLRFKWLRPKKLSPQSYATIEWRIPESAASGVYRITHFGASKALLGSIRHFTGSSSAFIVA; encoded by the exons ATGCCCTACTTTTATAGG GAAATGAAGATGAAGAATTTTGCATCTAGAGTTGTTTGGTTCATCACAGTTATTCTGGCATTTTCACTACCCATTTCTGAAGGGGGTTCTTCACCTTCCTCCTATATGATTGGTCTTGGAAGCTATGACATAACAGGGCCAGCTGCAGATGTGAATATGATGGGATATGCTAATCTAGAGCAAATTGCATCTGGGGTTCACTTCAGATTGCGTGCTCGAACATTCATTGTTGCAGAGCCAAAGGGAAATCGTGTAGTTTTTGTTAATCTCGATGCTTGTATGGCTTCCCAAATTGTTACTATCAAAGTACTTGAGAGATTAAAAGCAAG ATATGGGGATCTTTATACAGAACAAAATGTTGCCATTAGTGGTATTCACACTCATGCTGGCCCTGGAGGCTATCTTCAATATGTTGTGTACATTGTTACATCTCTTGGGTTTGTTCGTCAGTCGTTTGATGTTATTGTTGATGGAATTGAGAAAAGTATTGTACAAGCTCATGAGAATCTTCGATCAGGATCAATATTTGTGAACAAAG GAGAGCTCTTAGATGCTGGTGTGAGCCGAAGTCCTAGTTCTTATCTCAATAATCCTGCAGCTGAGCGAAGTAGATACAAGTATGATGTTGATAAAGAGATGACTTTGATAAAGTTTGTTGATAGTTATTGGGGCCCAGTAGGTAGCTTTAACTGGTTTGCAACTCATGGAACTTCCATGAGCCGTACAAACTCGTTAATAAGCGGTGATAATAAAGGAGCTGCAGCTCGATTTATGGAGGATTGGTTTGAACAGAGAACTTCTAAAAATCTGAACTTCAATGAGTCAGGAATTGATAGTGTCCCAAGAAGGGTCTCAAGTTTATTTCAGGATTCCAACATAGATA GTAATGAATTAATGAAACTTGCTGATTCATTTCAGTCTTCCCAAGGACAACCTGTGACAAGGCTTTTGAGTTCTTCTAAGAGGGTAAGGAGTGCTTTAAGGAAGCCTGACAGGCCTCAATTTGTATCTGCATTTTGCCAATCGAATTGTGGTGATGTAAGCCCCAATGTTCTTGGTGCATTTTGCAACGATACTGGATTGCCATGTGATTTTGATCACAGTACCTGCAATGGCAAAAATGAACTATGCTACGGACGTGGTCCAGG ATACCCTGATGAGTTCGAGAGTACTCGGATAATTGGAGAAAGGCAATTCAGAAAAGCAGTAGAGCTTTTTGACAAAGCAACTGAGAAGCTCAAAGGAAAGATTAGATACCGTCATGCATACATAGACTTTTCCAAACTAAAGCTTTCGATTCCTCAAGCAGGAGGGAGCATTAAGATGGTTGAAACATGCCCTGCTGCATTGGGCTTTGCATTTGCAGCAGGAACCACTGACGGGCCGGGAGCTTTTGATTTCAAGCAAGGAGATGATCAA GGAAATGCCTTCTGGAGATTGGTTAGAAATGTGCTGAGAACACCAACACAAGAGCAAATCAAATGTCAGCATCCAAAGCCTGTTCTTCTTGATACTGGGGAAATGAAGCAGCCGTATGATTGGGCT CCTTCAAtagttccagttcagattttgcAGATTGGGCAACTTGTTGTTCTGAGTGTACCTGCAG AGTTCACAACCATGGCTGGCAGGCGCCTTCGTGAGGCTGTCAAAACTGTGCTTATTTCTGAAGGAAAAGGTGAATTCGACAGAAATATCCATGTAGTCATAGCAGGGCTGACTAATACATATTCACAGTATGTTACAACCTTTGAGGAGTACCAGGTCCAGAGATATGAG GGAGCCTCCACTCTTTTTGGACCACACACACTTGAGGCTTACATTGAAGAGTTCAAAAAGCTAGCCTCAGCTCTAATTGGTGGACAAACCACTGAACCAGGGCCACAACCTCCAAACCTCCTCGAAAAACAAATCAGCTTACTGCCTCCAGTTATTGTGGACATGACTCCTGCTGGTGTGAACTTTGGAGATGTTAAAACTGATGTCCCTCCAAAGTCCACTTTCAAGAAGGGTGACATGGTTTCAGTCACTTTCTGGTCTGCTTGTCCCAGGAACGACGTCATGACTGAGGGCACATTCGCACTGGTTGAGTATCTGCAGGATCACATGACATGGATTCCAGCCTATGACGACGATGACTTTAGCCTTCGATTCAAGTGGTTAAGACCCAAGAAACTTAGTCCTCAGAGCTATGCAACCATAGAATGGAGGATCCCAGAATCTGCAGCTTCGGGTGTATACAGGATAACCCATTTTGGTGCTTCTAAAGCGCTTCTTGGGTCAATCCGCCATTTCACAGGTTCTTCCAGCGCTTTCATAGTGGCATGA